The following coding sequences lie in one Caproicibacterium argilliputei genomic window:
- a CDS encoding carbamoyl phosphate synthase small subunit, whose protein sequence is MKALLMLENGATFSGTGFGDEHDVLCEVVFNSAMCGYPELLTDPSYAGQGVVMTYPMIGNYGICYEDAESSKPWLRAYIVRSVSNAASNFRCDVDLDAYLKAHHVPGLQGIDTRALTRLLRESGTMRGMIAYGDGADPAQMKRKIEAYQLESCVPQVSVRGGNVYGDGPVKVALLDYGVKSNIIRSLVAHGCTVKCFPWDAAFEELMAWQPDGIMLSNGPGDPKACGKAIAELKKVYAAGVPTFAICLGHQLMALAQGFDTYKLKYGHRGINHPVKDLSTNRVYISSQNHGFVVDEKTVDPAVAQVSFISMNDGSIEGLRYANGMCFSVQFHPEACGGPRDTGFLFDRFLKVMGGERL, encoded by the coding sequence ATGAAAGCATTGCTGATGCTTGAAAACGGAGCGACTTTTTCCGGAACCGGTTTTGGGGACGAGCATGATGTGCTGTGCGAAGTCGTATTCAACAGTGCGATGTGCGGTTATCCGGAACTGCTGACCGACCCCTCTTACGCAGGGCAGGGTGTGGTGATGACCTACCCGATGATTGGAAACTACGGGATTTGCTACGAGGACGCAGAATCGTCCAAACCGTGGCTGCGCGCTTATATTGTCCGTTCCGTTTCCAATGCGGCAAGCAATTTTCGCTGCGATGTGGATTTAGACGCTTACTTAAAGGCGCACCATGTGCCGGGTCTGCAGGGCATTGATACCCGCGCCCTGACACGTCTGCTGCGGGAAAGCGGCACTATGCGCGGCATGATTGCTTATGGGGACGGTGCTGACCCGGCGCAGATGAAGCGGAAAATTGAAGCCTACCAACTGGAGTCCTGTGTGCCGCAGGTCAGCGTGCGCGGCGGCAATGTTTACGGTGACGGTCCCGTAAAAGTTGCCTTGCTGGATTACGGTGTCAAGAGCAACATCATCCGTTCGCTCGTTGCGCACGGATGCACGGTCAAGTGTTTTCCGTGGGACGCGGCTTTTGAGGAACTTATGGCGTGGCAGCCGGACGGCATTATGCTGAGCAACGGACCCGGCGATCCGAAGGCGTGCGGAAAGGCAATTGCAGAGTTAAAGAAAGTATATGCGGCGGGCGTACCGACTTTTGCCATCTGTTTAGGTCACCAGCTCATGGCGCTGGCACAGGGGTTCGATACGTACAAGCTGAAATACGGTCACCGCGGCATTAACCATCCGGTCAAAGACCTTTCCACAAACCGCGTGTACATTTCCTCGCAGAACCACGGCTTTGTGGTGGACGAAAAAACCGTTGACCCGGCGGTTGCGCAGGTCAGCTTTATCAGCATGAACGATGGCAGCATTGAGGGGCTTCGCTACGCGAACGGAATGTGTTTTTCCGTACAGTTTCACCCGGAGGCGTGCGGCGGTCCGCGCGACACGGGATTTCTGTTTGACCGCTTTTTGAAAGTAATGGGAGGTGAGCGGCTGTGA
- the carB gene encoding carbamoyl-phosphate synthase large subunit: MSKRPEIKKVIIIGSGPIIIGQAAEFDYAGTQACRALREEGVEVILINSNPATIMTDKQIADKVYIEPLTAETVKKVIIKEKPDSILPTLGGQNALNLAVELEESGFLKEHDVEMIGTSADTIRMAEDRELFKEAMERIDQPCAESEVAEDVDACLKIAERIGYPVIVRPAYTLGGSGGGIADNREELEEIAALGLQRSRVHQVLIERSIAGWKEIEYEVMRDHNGNCITVCNMENFDPVGVHTGDSIVVAPCQTLADKETQMLRTAALDIITELGVEGGCNVQFALNPNSFEYCVIEVNPRVSRSSALASKATGYPIAKVASKIALGYTLDEIKNAITKKTFACFEPTLDYCVVKIPKWPFDKFVGAGHTLGTQMKATGEVMGIAPNFEMALMKSVRCLEQNLYSLRDPALQPLSDDEVVQRLHNVDDRRLWTCAEALRRGVSPQTVHDITKIDLWFLSKISAIVETEHALETQSLTEELLLRAKDFGFLDRTVSELCGKSVEELRRMEDTWGIHPVYKMVDTCAAEFDAETPYYYSCYGSQNEVNPKSDRKKIMVIGSGPIRIGQGIEFDFCSVHSVWALRDLGYETIIVNNNPETVSTDFDIADKLYFEPLTPEDVLHIVQLEKPDGAVCQFGGQTAIKLAAAIEKMGVPVLGTSSDSIDLAEDRERFDEILNTCRIPRAAGRTVFTCDEAIAAAHELGYPVLVRPSYVLGGQGMQIAYSDEDIVNQIGIINRIAQEHPILVDKYIMGTEVEVDAVCDGIDSVIPGIMQHVERAGIHSGDSISVYPPVSISEEAQETIVSYTRQLAMALKVKGLLNIQFIVKDNVVYIIEANPRSSRTVPYISKVTGIPIVPLAVNTFFGKTLPEMGYHYGLQKPHDYVAIKMPVFSFEKISGAEINLGPEMKSTGEVLGIARTYNEALIKAFYGAGVHMIENGRVVITVKNSDKEEVLPIAKGLYDLGWTIYATAGTSEFLNDHDIPTIRVCKIGKGERDTLSLITSGKINLIINTPTTTAQHSRDGFAIRRTAVECGVTCLTSLDTANAFLTCARQVQTTQLSVVDITRVNTFLNLV, encoded by the coding sequence GTGAGTAAACGTCCGGAAATTAAAAAAGTAATTATCATCGGTTCCGGCCCAATTATCATCGGACAGGCGGCAGAATTTGACTACGCCGGCACGCAGGCCTGCCGCGCTCTGCGCGAGGAGGGAGTCGAGGTAATCCTTATTAACTCGAACCCGGCGACCATCATGACGGACAAGCAGATTGCAGATAAGGTGTACATCGAACCGCTGACCGCGGAAACTGTCAAGAAAGTCATCATTAAAGAAAAGCCGGACAGCATTCTGCCGACTTTGGGCGGACAGAATGCGCTGAACCTTGCGGTGGAGTTGGAGGAGTCCGGCTTTTTGAAAGAACACGATGTGGAAATGATCGGCACCAGTGCCGACACTATCCGCATGGCAGAGGACCGTGAGCTTTTCAAGGAGGCCATGGAACGCATTGACCAGCCCTGCGCGGAAAGCGAAGTGGCGGAGGATGTGGATGCCTGCTTGAAAATTGCGGAGCGCATCGGTTATCCGGTGATTGTCCGGCCGGCTTACACCCTCGGCGGCAGCGGCGGCGGCATCGCCGACAACCGCGAAGAGCTGGAGGAGATCGCCGCGCTCGGTCTGCAGCGCAGCCGCGTGCATCAGGTGCTGATTGAGCGCAGCATTGCCGGTTGGAAGGAAATCGAGTATGAAGTCATGCGCGACCACAACGGCAACTGCATTACAGTCTGTAACATGGAAAATTTTGACCCGGTCGGCGTGCATACCGGTGACTCGATTGTGGTGGCACCCTGCCAGACGTTGGCGGATAAGGAAACGCAGATGCTGCGCACTGCGGCGCTGGACATCATTACTGAATTGGGGGTAGAGGGCGGCTGCAACGTGCAGTTTGCCCTGAACCCCAACAGCTTCGAGTACTGCGTGATTGAGGTTAATCCGCGTGTCAGCCGTTCTTCCGCGCTGGCGAGCAAGGCGACCGGTTACCCGATTGCCAAAGTGGCAAGCAAGATTGCACTGGGTTATACATTGGATGAAATTAAAAACGCCATTACCAAAAAAACCTTTGCCTGTTTTGAGCCCACTCTGGACTACTGCGTTGTGAAAATTCCCAAGTGGCCATTTGACAAATTTGTGGGCGCGGGCCACACGCTGGGCACGCAGATGAAGGCAACCGGCGAAGTCATGGGCATTGCGCCGAACTTTGAGATGGCACTGATGAAGTCTGTGCGCTGCCTGGAGCAGAATCTGTACAGCCTGCGGGACCCGGCGCTGCAGCCCCTTTCGGATGATGAAGTGGTACAGCGACTGCACAATGTGGACGACCGCCGCCTGTGGACCTGTGCGGAGGCACTGCGCCGCGGTGTTTCTCCGCAGACAGTGCATGACATTACGAAAATTGACTTGTGGTTCCTCAGCAAGATTTCTGCCATTGTCGAAACGGAGCACGCACTGGAAACGCAGTCCTTGACCGAAGAGCTGCTGCTGCGGGCAAAAGATTTCGGCTTTCTGGACCGCACAGTCAGTGAGCTGTGCGGCAAGTCCGTGGAGGAACTGCGCCGCATGGAGGACACATGGGGCATTCATCCGGTATATAAAATGGTTGACACCTGCGCGGCAGAATTTGACGCGGAAACGCCGTATTATTACTCCTGCTATGGCTCTCAGAATGAAGTGAACCCCAAGTCAGACCGCAAGAAGATTATGGTCATTGGCTCCGGCCCAATTCGCATTGGACAGGGCATTGAGTTTGACTTCTGCTCGGTGCACAGTGTGTGGGCGCTCAGGGATTTGGGGTATGAAACCATTATCGTTAACAATAATCCGGAAACCGTTTCGACCGACTTTGACATTGCCGACAAACTGTACTTTGAGCCGCTGACACCGGAAGATGTGCTGCACATTGTGCAATTGGAAAAGCCGGACGGCGCCGTGTGCCAATTCGGTGGTCAAACTGCCATCAAGCTGGCGGCTGCCATTGAAAAGATGGGTGTGCCGGTGCTGGGCACTTCCAGTGACAGCATTGACCTGGCGGAGGATCGCGAGCGCTTTGACGAGATTCTTAACACCTGCCGGATTCCGCGGGCGGCGGGGCGCACAGTCTTCACCTGTGACGAAGCGATTGCGGCGGCGCATGAACTGGGCTATCCGGTTTTGGTGCGGCCTTCCTATGTGCTGGGCGGGCAGGGAATGCAGATTGCCTATTCCGACGAGGACATTGTGAACCAAATCGGCATTATTAACCGCATTGCGCAGGAACACCCGATTCTGGTTGACAAGTATATCATGGGCACAGAAGTGGAAGTGGACGCGGTTTGTGACGGTATTGATTCGGTGATTCCCGGCATCATGCAGCACGTGGAGCGTGCGGGCATTCACTCCGGCGACAGTATTTCTGTCTATCCGCCGGTCAGCATCAGCGAGGAGGCGCAGGAAACGATTGTTTCCTATACACGCCAGCTTGCTATGGCGCTGAAGGTCAAGGGTCTGCTCAACATCCAGTTTATCGTCAAAGACAATGTGGTGTATATTATTGAGGCAAATCCGCGTTCTTCCCGTACGGTGCCGTACATCAGCAAGGTAACGGGAATTCCCATTGTGCCGCTGGCGGTGAATACATTCTTCGGCAAAACCCTGCCGGAGATGGGATACCACTATGGCTTGCAGAAACCGCATGACTATGTGGCCATCAAAATGCCGGTGTTTTCCTTTGAAAAAATCAGCGGTGCGGAAATTAACCTGGGACCAGAGATGAAGTCAACCGGCGAGGTGCTGGGCATTGCGCGCACTTATAATGAAGCGCTGATTAAGGCGTTTTACGGTGCGGGTGTCCATATGATTGAGAACGGCCGCGTGGTAATCACGGTGAAAAACAGCGACAAGGAGGAAGTCCTGCCGATTGCAAAGGGGCTTTACGACTTGGGCTGGACCATTTATGCCACGGCAGGTACATCGGAATTTCTAAACGACCATGATATTCCGACCATCCGTGTCTGCAAGATTGGCAAGGGCGAGCGCGACACGCTTTCCCTGATTACTTCCGGAAAAATCAATCTGATTATCAACACGCCGACCACGACGGCACAGCACAGCCGCGACGGTTTTGCCATCCGCCGCACCGCGGTGGAGTGCGGCGTCACCTGCCTGACCTCTTTGGATACTGCCAACGCATTTTTGACCTGTGCGCGGCAGGTGCAGACCACCCAGCTTAGCGTGGTGGACATTACGCGCGTCAATACGTTTTTAAATTTGGTGTAA
- the purC gene encoding phosphoribosylaminoimidazolesuccinocarboxamide synthase: protein MEKKEQLYEGKAKKVFATDDPDLCIVSYKDDATAFNGKKKGTIVGKGVVNNKMSNFMFKMLEKDGIPTHFVQELSDRDTLVKKVQIVPLEVIIRNVAAGSFSKRLGVEEGTVLKCPVLEFCYKSDPLDDPMVNDSHVLAMGWATEEEVSTIKKMALRVNELMKAFFLSVNIDLIDFKLEFGRFQGQILLADEISPDTCRFWDVKTHDKLDKDRFRRDLGGVEEAYAEVMKRIGL from the coding sequence ATGGAAAAGAAAGAACAGCTGTACGAAGGCAAAGCAAAAAAGGTTTTTGCAACTGACGACCCCGACCTGTGTATTGTTTCTTATAAGGATGACGCAACTGCATTTAACGGCAAAAAAAAGGGTACGATTGTCGGTAAAGGTGTTGTAAACAACAAAATGAGCAACTTTATGTTCAAAATGTTGGAAAAGGACGGCATCCCGACACACTTTGTACAGGAGCTCAGCGACCGCGACACGCTGGTGAAAAAGGTGCAGATTGTTCCGCTGGAGGTCATTATCCGAAACGTGGCGGCCGGCTCTTTCTCAAAGCGCCTCGGGGTGGAAGAGGGCACCGTACTGAAATGCCCGGTTCTGGAGTTCTGCTACAAATCCGACCCGCTGGACGACCCGATGGTCAATGATTCGCACGTGCTGGCCATGGGTTGGGCTACTGAAGAAGAAGTCAGCACCATTAAAAAAATGGCACTGCGTGTCAACGAGCTGATGAAGGCATTCTTCCTTTCCGTCAATATTGACCTCATCGACTTCAAGCTGGAGTTTGGCCGCTTTCAGGGACAGATATTGCTGGCGGATGAAATCAGCCCGGACACCTGCCGTTTTTGGGATGTAAAAACGCATGACAAACTGGACAAAGACCGCTTCCGCCGCGACCTTGGCGGTGTTGAGGAAGCTTACGCGGAGGTTATGAAGCGCATCGGCCTGTAA
- the purF gene encoding amidophosphoribosyltransferase — MLSEFAYEQKPHEECGVFGICSPDASVNVAYASYNGLLSQQHRGQESCGIVVNDRGVMAYSKEMGLVSEAFNKKVLDSLPGQMACAHVRYSTAGASVRENAQPLVMRYVKGTLAIAHNGNLTNAYELHEELVRKGCIFQTTIDSEAIAYLIAQERVNAPSIEEAVRRALPRIAGSYSLVIMSPQKLIAARDPNGFRPLVIGRIGESTYLFASETCALDACGASFLRDVEPGEIVMADRGGLHTVQQPTNQRKSLCVFEYIYFARPDSIIDGINVYEARKRAGRLLWQQNPVEADMVVGVPESGIDAAIGYAEASGIPYQKAIVKNNYIGRTFIKPTQGERERSVRLKLNLIPNAFRGKRVVLLDDSIVRGTTCAHIVTMLRDAGAKEVHLRISSPPFQWPCYYGTDIPDKDSLIACQHTVEEIGKMSFADTIDYLHVENLAPMLGLQDGFCDACFTGKYPAPTPDVSVADKKFDYSMPIQRV; from the coding sequence TTGCTCAGTGAATTTGCGTACGAACAAAAGCCGCATGAGGAATGTGGTGTATTCGGTATCTGCAGTCCGGATGCTTCTGTCAATGTGGCGTATGCTTCCTATAACGGGCTGCTTTCGCAGCAGCACCGCGGGCAGGAAAGCTGCGGTATTGTGGTCAACGACCGCGGCGTGATGGCTTACTCCAAGGAAATGGGACTGGTAAGCGAAGCTTTCAATAAAAAAGTACTGGACAGTCTGCCGGGACAGATGGCGTGCGCGCATGTGCGCTACTCGACAGCCGGAGCCAGTGTGCGTGAAAACGCACAGCCGCTGGTGATGCGCTATGTTAAAGGAACCCTTGCCATCGCGCACAACGGCAACTTGACCAATGCGTATGAGCTGCACGAGGAATTGGTAAGAAAAGGTTGCATTTTTCAAACTACGATTGACTCGGAAGCCATTGCGTACCTGATTGCGCAGGAACGTGTGAATGCCCCTTCTATTGAGGAGGCGGTTCGGCGCGCGCTGCCGCGCATTGCGGGCTCTTATTCTCTGGTCATCATGAGTCCGCAGAAGCTGATTGCGGCGCGTGACCCCAACGGTTTCCGCCCACTGGTGATTGGCAGAATTGGGGAAAGCACCTATCTGTTTGCATCCGAAACCTGTGCACTGGACGCCTGCGGTGCATCCTTTTTGCGCGATGTGGAGCCGGGGGAAATTGTGATGGCGGACCGCGGCGGTCTGCATACGGTGCAGCAGCCGACCAACCAGCGCAAGTCGCTTTGTGTGTTTGAATACATTTACTTTGCGCGGCCAGACAGCATCATTGACGGCATCAATGTGTATGAAGCACGCAAGCGTGCCGGCCGGCTGCTGTGGCAGCAGAACCCTGTGGAGGCAGATATGGTAGTTGGTGTGCCGGAGTCGGGAATCGACGCCGCCATCGGTTACGCGGAGGCAAGCGGCATTCCGTATCAAAAGGCGATTGTCAAAAACAACTATATCGGCCGCACCTTTATTAAGCCGACGCAGGGTGAGCGGGAACGCAGCGTGCGGCTGAAGCTCAACCTGATTCCCAATGCTTTCCGCGGCAAGCGCGTGGTTTTGCTGGACGATTCCATTGTGCGTGGCACGACCTGTGCGCATATCGTTACCATGCTGCGCGACGCCGGTGCCAAAGAGGTTCATCTGCGCATCAGTTCGCCGCCGTTTCAGTGGCCGTGCTATTACGGAACGGATATTCCGGATAAAGACAGCCTGATTGCGTGTCAGCATACGGTGGAAGAAATCGGCAAAATGAGTTTTGCGGACACCATCGACTATCTGCACGTTGAAAATCTGGCGCCGATGCTTGGCTTGCAAGACGGGTTCTGCGACGCCTGCTTTACCGGCAAGTATCCGGCGCCGACGCCGGATGTTTCGGTTGCGGATAAGAAGTTCGATTATTCCATGCCGATTCAGCGGGTGTGA
- the purB gene encoding adenylosuccinate lyase — protein MKDTYESPLSARYADREMTYLFSPDKKFRTWRRLWIALAEAEKELGLPVTQEQIDEMKAHQDDINYEVAEAREKEVRHDVMSHVYAFGVQCPKAEPIIHLGATSCYVGDNTDIIIMTEALQLVEKKLVSVLRVLAKFAREQKDQPTLAFTHFQPAQPTTVGKRATLWMQDLLMDLEDVRYQLSKAKLLGSKGTTGTQASFLELFDGDHEKVKALDRKIAEKMGYAGVFPVSGQTYSRKLDSQMLSVLSGIAQSAAKFSNDIRLLQHLKEVEEPFEKKQIGSSAMAYKRNPMRSERIASLSRYVVAVALNPAMTASTQWFERTLDDSANKRISVPEAFLAVDGILNLYRNVADGLVVYPKVIAQHLWRELPFMATENIMMDAVKRGGDRQQLHERIRQHSMAASKVVKEDGGENDLLQRIAQDSLFGVTLEELQEVVKPEKYVGRAPQQTVEFLEETVAPVLAQYDGVADNAVAINV, from the coding sequence TTGAAAGATACGTATGAATCCCCGCTTTCCGCGCGGTATGCGGACCGGGAAATGACTTATCTGTTTTCGCCGGACAAAAAGTTTCGTACCTGGCGGCGGCTCTGGATTGCTTTGGCCGAAGCTGAAAAAGAGCTGGGTCTGCCCGTTACGCAGGAGCAGATTGACGAGATGAAGGCACATCAGGACGACATCAATTACGAAGTGGCAGAAGCCCGTGAAAAGGAAGTCCGCCATGACGTGATGAGCCATGTGTATGCATTCGGTGTGCAGTGTCCGAAGGCAGAGCCGATTATCCACCTGGGTGCGACTTCCTGCTATGTGGGGGACAACACCGATATTATCATTATGACAGAGGCACTGCAGCTTGTTGAGAAAAAGCTGGTAAGTGTTCTGCGTGTGCTTGCAAAGTTTGCAAGAGAGCAGAAAGACCAGCCCACCTTGGCGTTTACGCATTTTCAGCCTGCCCAGCCGACCACTGTCGGCAAGCGTGCAACGCTGTGGATGCAGGACTTGCTGATGGATTTGGAGGATGTGCGCTATCAGCTCAGTAAGGCGAAACTGCTGGGCAGCAAAGGAACCACCGGCACGCAGGCAAGTTTTTTGGAGCTGTTTGACGGCGACCACGAAAAAGTGAAGGCACTGGATCGAAAGATTGCGGAAAAGATGGGCTATGCCGGGGTGTTTCCGGTGTCCGGCCAAACGTACTCCCGTAAACTGGACAGCCAGATGCTCAGCGTCCTTTCGGGCATCGCGCAGAGTGCCGCGAAGTTCAGCAATGACATCCGCCTGCTGCAGCATCTGAAGGAGGTGGAGGAGCCGTTTGAGAAAAAGCAGATTGGCTCCTCTGCTATGGCATATAAGCGCAACCCCATGCGCAGCGAGCGCATTGCATCGCTGTCCCGCTATGTGGTTGCTGTTGCGCTGAATCCTGCCATGACAGCTTCCACCCAGTGGTTTGAGCGCACTCTGGATGATTCCGCCAACAAGCGTATTTCTGTGCCGGAAGCTTTCCTTGCGGTGGACGGAATTCTGAATTTGTACCGCAATGTGGCAGATGGCCTGGTGGTGTACCCGAAAGTCATCGCGCAGCACCTTTGGCGCGAACTGCCGTTTATGGCGACCGAAAACATCATGATGGATGCGGTGAAGCGCGGCGGTGACCGCCAGCAGCTGCATGAACGGATTCGGCAGCATTCCATGGCTGCCAGCAAAGTGGTGAAAGAGGACGGCGGGGAAAATGACCTGCTGCAGCGCATTGCGCAGGATTCGCTGTTCGGTGTCACACTGGAAGAACTGCAGGAAGTCGTGAAGCCTGAAAAATATGTGGGGCGCGCACCGCAGCAGACGGTGGAGTTTTTGGAAGAAACCGTCGCACCGGTTTTGGCGCAGTATGACGGTGTGGCAGACAACGCGGTTGCCATCAATGTTTGA
- a CDS encoding adenylosuccinate synthase, translating to MIKAIVGANWGDEGKGKITDVEAQKADFVVRFQGGCNAGHTIVNQYGKFALHQLPSGVFYDHVTNVIGSGVALSPEKLVAEIQELVSRGVPKPHIVVSDRAQVVMPYHIQLDTFEEARLAGKSFGSTKSGIAPFYSDKFAKIGFQVAELFDDEASIREKIDHVLGIKNVLFRELYHQPELNAEEVYQKLMAYKEMLKPYVADTFTLLHDAVRESKTILLEGQLGSLKDPDWGIYPMVTSSSTLAGYGAVGAGVPPYEIKEIITVVKAYSSAVGAGEFVSEIFGKEAEELRNRGGDGGEYGATTGRPRRMGWLDLVATRYGCQAQGATQVAFTVLDALSYLDEIPVCVAYELDGKQIDYFPPTPQLKHCKPVWKKLPGWKCDIRGIKTYEELPENCRKYIDFAEKAVGVPFKILSNGPKRSDIIVR from the coding sequence ATGATTAAAGCAATTGTAGGCGCAAACTGGGGCGACGAAGGCAAGGGAAAAATCACCGATGTCGAAGCACAGAAAGCTGACTTCGTTGTTCGTTTTCAGGGTGGCTGCAACGCCGGCCATACAATCGTGAACCAATATGGAAAATTTGCACTGCATCAGCTGCCGTCCGGTGTCTTTTACGACCACGTAACCAATGTGATTGGCAGCGGCGTGGCGCTTAGCCCGGAAAAACTGGTTGCAGAAATTCAGGAGCTGGTTTCCCGTGGGGTGCCGAAGCCACACATTGTGGTTTCTGATCGTGCGCAGGTGGTCATGCCGTACCACATTCAGCTGGATACCTTTGAGGAAGCGCGCTTGGCAGGGAAATCGTTCGGTTCCACCAAAAGCGGGATTGCGCCGTTTTATTCAGATAAGTTTGCAAAGATCGGTTTCCAGGTTGCGGAACTGTTCGATGATGAAGCAAGCATCCGCGAGAAAATTGACCATGTCCTCGGCATTAAAAATGTGCTTTTCCGCGAACTTTATCATCAGCCAGAGCTGAATGCAGAGGAAGTTTATCAAAAACTGATGGCATATAAGGAAATGCTGAAGCCTTATGTGGCAGATACCTTTACGCTGCTGCATGACGCGGTGCGCGAGAGCAAAACCATTCTGTTGGAAGGTCAGCTTGGCTCTTTGAAAGATCCGGACTGGGGCATTTATCCGATGGTGACTTCCAGCTCTACACTGGCAGGCTACGGTGCGGTTGGCGCAGGTGTGCCGCCGTATGAAATCAAGGAAATCATTACGGTTGTAAAGGCATATTCCAGCGCGGTCGGCGCAGGCGAGTTTGTCAGCGAGATTTTCGGCAAAGAGGCGGAGGAACTGCGTAACCGCGGTGGTGATGGCGGCGAGTACGGTGCGACTACCGGGCGTCCGCGCCGGATGGGCTGGTTGGACTTGGTCGCCACCCGCTACGGCTGCCAGGCGCAGGGCGCTACGCAGGTTGCCTTTACCGTTTTGGATGCACTCAGCTATTTGGACGAGATTCCGGTCTGTGTTGCTTATGAGTTGGATGGCAAGCAGATTGATTATTTTCCGCCGACTCCGCAATTGAAGCACTGCAAACCGGTTTGGAAGAAGCTTCCGGGCTGGAAGTGCGACATTCGCGGCATCAAGACCTATGAAGAACTGCCGGAAAACTGCCGGAAGTATATCGACTTTGCGGAAAAAGCAGTCGGCGTGCCGTTTAAGATTCTGTCTAACGGGCCGAAGCGCAGCGATATTATTGTCCGCTGA
- the guaA gene encoding glutamine-hydrolyzing GMP synthase: MVKNETVLVLDFGGQYCQLIARRVRECSVFCEIKSYRTPVSELAAKGYKGVILTGGPNSVYDENSPHCDKALFEMGVPVLGICYGAQLMAYTLGGKVGSCEVSEYGKTEFTVTDSSSLLFQGVPQTSACWMSHTDRITQVPAGFRTTADSKSCPVTAMENVEKGLYAVQFHPEVQHTAFGQQMLHNFLFEVCKCKGDWVMSSFIEQTVAQIREKVGNKKVLCALSGGVDSSVAAVLMHKAIGKNLTCIFVDHGMLRKEEGNQVETIFRKQFDMNLIRVNAGKQFLQKLEGVTDPERKRKIIGEGFIRTFEAESAKLGKMEFLCQGTIYPDVVESGVGNSATIKSHHNVGGLPEDVGFEGIIEPLRDLFKDEVREVGTQLGIPENLVWRQPFPGPGLGIRILGEITAEKIATLQDADAIFREEVANAGLSKKISQYFAVLTNMRSVGVMGDGRTYDYTIALRGVTTSDFMTADWARIPYDVLEKTSERIINEVKGVNRVVYDVTSKPPATIEWE; the protein is encoded by the coding sequence ATGGTAAAGAATGAAACAGTACTGGTACTGGATTTTGGCGGGCAGTACTGCCAGCTGATTGCGCGGCGCGTTCGGGAGTGCAGCGTTTTCTGTGAGATTAAAAGTTACCGGACACCGGTTTCTGAGCTTGCGGCAAAGGGATACAAGGGCGTTATCCTGACCGGCGGTCCCAATTCGGTATATGACGAAAACTCCCCACACTGTGATAAAGCGCTTTTTGAAATGGGCGTTCCGGTGTTGGGCATTTGCTACGGTGCGCAGCTGATGGCGTATACGCTGGGCGGAAAAGTCGGCAGCTGTGAGGTCAGCGAGTACGGCAAAACAGAATTTACGGTAACGGACTCTTCCAGCTTGCTGTTCCAGGGCGTGCCGCAGACCTCTGCCTGCTGGATGAGCCATACCGATCGTATCACACAGGTACCGGCGGGTTTCCGGACAACGGCAGATTCCAAGTCCTGCCCGGTCACCGCTATGGAAAATGTAGAAAAAGGTCTTTATGCGGTGCAGTTCCATCCGGAAGTGCAGCACACCGCGTTTGGTCAGCAGATGCTGCACAATTTCCTCTTTGAAGTCTGCAAATGCAAAGGGGATTGGGTGATGTCTTCCTTTATTGAGCAGACGGTTGCGCAGATTCGGGAAAAAGTCGGCAACAAGAAAGTGTTGTGCGCACTTTCCGGCGGTGTTGACAGTTCCGTTGCGGCAGTGCTGATGCACAAAGCCATCGGAAAAAACCTGACCTGTATTTTTGTGGATCATGGAATGCTTCGCAAAGAGGAAGGAAACCAGGTCGAAACCATTTTCCGTAAACAGTTTGACATGAATTTAATCCGTGTCAATGCGGGCAAGCAATTTCTGCAGAAGCTAGAAGGCGTTACCGACCCGGAACGGAAGCGTAAAATCATCGGCGAGGGCTTTATCCGCACGTTTGAGGCGGAGTCTGCCAAACTGGGCAAGATGGAGTTCCTGTGTCAGGGAACCATTTATCCTGATGTAGTCGAAAGCGGCGTAGGCAATTCCGCGACGATTAAGAGCCATCATAACGTCGGTGGCCTGCCGGAAGACGTCGGTTTTGAGGGAATTATTGAGCCGCTGCGCGACCTGTTCAAGGATGAAGTGCGCGAAGTTGGCACACAGCTTGGCATTCCGGAAAATCTGGTGTGGCGTCAGCCGTTCCCGGGACCGGGTCTGGGCATTCGTATCTTAGGGGAAATTACAGCGGAAAAGATTGCGACGCTGCAGGATGCGGACGCGATTTTCCGGGAGGAAGTAGCGAACGCCGGCCTGAGCAAAAAAATCAGCCAGTATTTTGCGGTGCTGACCAATATGCGCAGTGTGGGCGTGATGGGGGACGGCAGAACGTATGATTATACCATTGCATTGCGTGGCGTGACGACCAGTGACTTTATGACTGCGGATTGGGCGCGGATTCCGTATGACGTGCTTGAAAAAACCAGTGAGCGGATTATCAACGAAGTCAAGGGTGTCAATCGCGTTGTTTATGACGTTACCAGTAAGCCGCCGGCTACTATTGAGTGGGAGTAG